In the Raineyella fluvialis genome, GACCGTGCGGCGCACCCCACGACTGAACACCTGAAAGACCGAGACCCAGCAGAGAAGACCCAATGACTCACACCCCAACGAAAGGCAACCACCCATGCGTGCAGTGAAGTTGTACGGAAGCCATGACGTGCGCGTCGAGGACGTGCCGATGCCCACGATCCGCGAGGATGGCGATGCGATCATCAAGCTCGCTGCCGCCTGCGTGTGCGGCTCGGACCTGTGGGCCTACCGAGGCATCGACCCCATCACGGACCCGATCACGGTCGGCCACGAGTACTGCGGCACGGTCGTCGAGGTCGGCCCGAGCGTACGCAACGTGCAGGTGGGCGACTTCGTCGTCGGCTCGTTCTTCGCCTCCGACGGCACCTGCGAGATCTGCCGGTCGGGCTATCCCAGCGGCTGCGTCGACCGGCGCGGTATGGGCGGTGAGAACTGCCAGGCCGAGTACGTCCGCGTCCCGCTGGCCGACGGCACCCTGGTCGCCACCCCTGGCCAGCCCGAGCCCGATCTCATCCCCAGCCTGCTGGCGGCATCCGACGTCCTGGGCACCGGCTGGTTCGCCGCCAAGGCAGCCGAGGTCGGCCCGGGCAAGACCGTCGCCGTGATCGGGGACGGAGCCGTCGGCCTCCTCGCGGTCATGGCCGCTCAGCAGCTCGGCGCCGAGCGGATCATCGCGATGAGCCGCCACGCCGACCGGCAGAAGCTGGCCCTCGAGTTCGGCGCCACCGACATCGTCACTGAGCGTGGGGACGAGGGCGTGGCCAGGATCAAGGAGATGACCGGCGGGCTCGGCGTGCACAGCGCGCTCGAGGCGGTCGGCACCCAGGAGTCGATGATGCAGGCGATCCGGTCCACCCGGCGCGGCGGTCATGTCGGCTACGTCGGCGTCTCCCACGACGTCACTCTGCCGGGACTGGAGCTGTTCTTCAGCCACGTCCACCTGCACGGGGCCCGGCGCCCGTCCGCGCTTACCTGCCGGACCTGATCGATCGGATCATGACGCGCCGGATCGACCCCGGCCGTGTCTTCGACCTCGAGCTGCCCTTCGACCGAGCGGCCGAAGCGTACGCCGCAATGGACGAACGTCGCGCCATCAAGGCGCTCCTGCGGTTCTGATGTCGCGGGTCCTGAGCCGAGGTCAGCGTCCGGCTGGGGGTACGGGGCACCTGCGAAACGCGGTGCATCGACGTGGACTCACGGTGGTCCTGCTGGCAGCTGCCCTGCTGCCGGCAGGATGCGCCGGTGGGGCGCGGGGAACGGCCGCATCGGTCTCCCCTGCCGTATCGGTCTCCCCGGTCGCGACCTCCCCATCCGCCCAAGCGAGCCAGGAGGAAGCGAGCATGGCGCCCACCGAGCACGGCCGGACAACCCGAATCCGGGTGCGCGCAGAGGGCGTGGTGCTGCTCGGGCGTCTGGACGACAACCCCGCGGCGCGGGCGCTGGTCGAACAGCTCCCCGTCACCCTGACCTTCCGGCATTTCAACGCAGCGGAACTGATCTCCCCACTCCACAGGCCCCTGCCGATGGCCGGCATGCCGGCAGGCGCCGACCCGTCGCCGCAGGACATCGGCTACTACGCCCCCTCGCGTGACCTGGTGTTCTACTACGGCGACGTCGGGTTCTGGAACGGCATTGCCATTCTCGGGAGCTTCGAGAGCGACCTTGCCGCGCTCGCGCACCACGACGGCGACGTCACCGCCACCGTCGAACTGATGCAGTGAGGGCTGAGCACACGGCGCTCGGCCACGTGGGGGGCCAGCCTCGGCTCCCGGGTGGCCGAGACCGCCCGGACCTGGATCGCCGGTCGCGCAGGTTCCTTCGGCAAGGAGCTGGGACCCCGGGCTCAACCGGCCTGCGGCACCAACTCCCGCAGCAGCTTCTCCACCGATCCCCGGCACCCCCCACAGCCTGACCCGGCCCGGGTCGTCGTACGGACCTCCTCGACAGTGGAGCAGCCGCCGCTGATCGCCTCGCTGATCGTGCCGGCCGCCACCCCCGCGCAGCGGCAGACCGTCGAGGCGGGCGTGAGCTCCTCCTCCCCGCCGTCGGCACCGTCCAGGCGCAGCAGCACCGACAGGTCGACCGGGGCAGGCCGGCCGGAGGCGTGCAGCAGGGCGAGTTCGGCGCCAGCTCGAGGCATCCCGAGGCTGATCCAGCCCACCACGACGCCGTCGCGCACGACCGACTTCACCAGCTTCCCGCGGGCCCCGTCGACCCACAGGGCGACGCCCTGGCCGGCCGGCTGCGGCTGCCAGGGTTCGCCGGCCAGCAGACCGCCCGCGCCGAAGTCGAGCCGGCGGGCCTTCAGCCGGATGCTGTCGACGTCCTCCTCGACCAGCGGTTCGAGTGGACCCGGGTCGTTCCGGAGCGCCGCGAGGAGGCGGCGGGCGAGCCACTCGGCCTGGCGCCAGCCGGGGCCCACCAGGCCCATCGGCCCTCGGCCCACGCGCGCCGGGCAGACCGGGCAGGAGGGGTCGTCGCAGAGCACCTCGGCACAGTCGCCGAGGGCGAAGACCCGTGCCTCGGGATCGGCCTCCAGTTCGTGGTCGACGACGATGCCGCGGGCCACCCGCAGCCCCGCCCCCTCGGCGATCCGGGTCCTCGGCGTGACGCCACAGGACAGCACGAGGACGTCGCCTTCGACCGTACGACCGTCGGCGAGCCGCAGCGCACGGAAGGCGCCGGTCGCGTCGCGGAGCACCTCCTTGGCCACCGCGTCGGTGACCACCTCGACCCCGTGGCGGGCCAGCACGCCGTTGAGCATCGCGCCGGCGATGGCGTCGGTCGAGCGGGTGAGCAGCCACGGCCGGTGGTGCACGACGGTGACGGGGCAGCCCTCCTCATGCGCGGCCAGGGCCACCTCCACCCCGAGCACCCCGCCGCCGAGCACGACGACCCGGCCGCGACGCGCGACGGCCTCGCGCAGGTCGGCGGCGTCCTCGGGGGTCCGCAGGACGGTCACCCCGGGCGGCAACAGCGCGGCGGCACCGGGATCGGGGTTGATGCCGCGGAGCACCGGGAGGTTGGGCCGGGCACCGACGGCCAGCACGACGAGGTCGTAGTCGAGCGTCGCCGGGGTCCGGGTGACGGTGTCGACGACGTGCGCCTGCCGGGCGGAGCGGTCCAGCCAGGTCACCTCGGTGCCCGTGAGCACCTCGACGCCGCGGGAGGTCCAGTCCTCGAGGTCGAGAAGGGCCAGTCCGTCCTCGTCGAGGCGGCCGACGCCGTACTCGCCGACGAGCACCCGGTTGTAGCCCACACGGCTCTCGGCGCCGACCACGGTCAGGCGCAGGTCGCCGCTGGCGACGGCGGGCAGCAGTTCGTCGACCAGGCGAACGGCGACCGGGCCGAAGCCGATCACCAGCAGGTGGTCGCCGCGGCGGGGTTCGTACTTCTGGATCATCGGGGGTCCTTCCGGGACGACGGGACCCGTCCGGGACGCTCGGCCGCAGCGACCCGTACGGACACCGGGGTGGCCTTGAAGTCGGGCATCCCGGAGACGGGGTCGGTGCGCGATTCGACGACCCTGTTGACGGCGAGGGG is a window encoding:
- a CDS encoding cyclophilin-like fold protein: MAPTEHGRTTRIRVRAEGVVLLGRLDDNPAARALVEQLPVTLTFRHFNAAELISPLHRPLPMAGMPAGADPSPQDIGYYAPSRDLVFYYGDVGFWNGIAILGSFESDLAALAHHDGDVTATVELMQ
- a CDS encoding FAD-dependent oxidoreductase, producing MIQKYEPRRGDHLLVIGFGPVAVRLVDELLPAVASGDLRLTVVGAESRVGYNRVLVGEYGVGRLDEDGLALLDLEDWTSRGVEVLTGTEVTWLDRSARQAHVVDTVTRTPATLDYDLVVLAVGARPNLPVLRGINPDPGAAALLPPGVTVLRTPEDAADLREAVARRGRVVVLGGGVLGVEVALAAHEEGCPVTVVHHRPWLLTRSTDAIAGAMLNGVLARHGVEVVTDAVAKEVLRDATGAFRALRLADGRTVEGDVLVLSCGVTPRTRIAEGAGLRVARGIVVDHELEADPEARVFALGDCAEVLCDDPSCPVCPARVGRGPMGLVGPGWRQAEWLARRLLAALRNDPGPLEPLVEEDVDSIRLKARRLDFGAGGLLAGEPWQPQPAGQGVALWVDGARGKLVKSVVRDGVVVGWISLGMPRAGAELALLHASGRPAPVDLSVLLRLDGADGGEEELTPASTVCRCAGVAAGTISEAISGGCSTVEEVRTTTRAGSGCGGCRGSVEKLLRELVPQAG